GGGACGGTATTGCCGGCGTGGTAGAATGTCGGGGATGCGTGAACGGATCTCATCGCAATTGACGGTGTTTCATAAGGTGATCACGCCGGTCGTTGCGGCGGTGTTGTCGGCCGCAATGCTTTTGTATCTGGCGTTCGGGGCCGCGACGGTGCCGAAGCTGGTTTTGGCCGGCATCGCTGTGTTTTCGGCGGCGGTGGTCGCGGCGCTTTTCGTGCTCGGCTCGCGGCTAAAACACGTCAGTTTCGACGGCGAGTCGCTCTACGTCGGAACGGGCGGCCCGGGCGAGACAAAAATATCTATCGGCGACGCGACGGCCGTAACGCAGAGCCGCTGGTTCAAGCCGTATCCGATCACCATCCGCCTTAAGCCAAACCACCCTTACGGCGACAAGATAGTCTTCGTCCCGCCGCTGCAGTTCCTTGGTTCGCGAGATCATCCGATCGTTGCCGAGCTCAACGAGGTGATCCGCCGACGCTCGGCCGCGTGAATCCGCACGGAAATACACGGTGCCGACCCACGCTCACTGTTTTTGCGGAATGCGAAAGCGGCCGATCTTTTGCCCCGCCTACGACGATGCCCTGAAATAGTTACACGAGGCCTCGACCTTTACCTTGTTTCCGAGCTTGGTCGACCGGATAAGCTTGCACTGGGCAAATTCAAGGTCGAAACGAGTGCTTTCGTTCGAACTGTCGTCCGCGATCCGAAGCCGAAGATCGAGCGAAAAGTCGGTTCCCGGCTTGACCGCGTTGGTGAATGACGGCGGAATGTGCTTGTCGGGCACCCAAACGAATTCGAGCGGGAATGGTTTCTTGCCTTTTTCGAAAATGGTGATCAGCGATGAGATGACGCCGGGTTCTACTTTCGTCGTTTCAGTGATCTTTGTGTGGAGATCGCCCAACGACACTATCTGGATGACCTTGGTGTCGTTCATGTGGGCGTATGCGTACATTCTGTATTTGGCCATTTGATCGTCTCCTGTTCATCGGCTCTATGGATCTGCTTATATGCCCCGGCACGTTCATATATTAGACACGCCGCCGCGATCATTTTGCTTAACCCTCCGGAAAGGGCACAAAACTTGATCGGGCAAGCGTACGGATCAGTGAATCGGATAATTCGGAAGACTTATATATCAGTTTGTTTGGATACGCAACAGAAAGCTTCGTGTCCGCTTGAAATATCTGATGATCGTTGGGATAAAAAGCAGAACGGCTCCGCATATCGAAATGCGAAGCCGCTCATTTTTTATGCCTGCAGAACTATGCCGTTAATGACGACAACTTATCTGACGAACGCATTCGGGATCGGGCGGTCGGTGGCGGCACCGAACGGGATGATCTGCGTGCCCGAGGTCGAGCCGAGCATGAACCACGTCGCCGATGACGGCCTGAAGACCGCGGCGTCCGTCTTTCCGTCGCCGTCGTAGTCGCCGGGAACGGGCGTGTCGCCTGCTCCGCCGAACGGGAACGAGTAGAACGACCCGTCTTCCGATCTCAGGATGAACCATTCACCGGTCGTCGGCCTGAAGAACGCGGCGTCTGCCTTGCCGTCGCCCGTGTAGTCGCCGACCACAGTCTTGTCGGTCGATGTCCCGAACTGGAAAGCACGGTTGCCGCCGTCAGACGACCGCAGATACCACCATTCGCCCGGGCCCGGACGAAAGATGCCGATGTCCGACTTGCCGTCGCCGTCATAGTCGGCCGTCACCGGCAGGTCGCCCGAGGCTCCAAAGGTGATGATCGAGACCCCGAGGTCGGACGAACGCTGGATGTACCATGTGTTGTTGGTCGAACGGAAGACCGCGACATCGCCCTTGCCGTCGCCGTCGTAGTCCGCCGGGACGGGTGTGTCGCCCGCTCCGCCGAACGGGAACGAATAGAACGATCCGTCCTCAGATCTCAGGATGAACCACTCGCCCGTGGTCGGACGGAAGAACGCCACATCCGACTTTCCGTCGCCGGTGTAATCGACCGGTGCGATCGCGTCGGTAGAGGTGCCAAACTGCAATGCCGGGACCTGTCCGTCAGAGCTTCTCCGATACCACCACTCAGCCGGGCCCGGACGAAAGATACCGACATCCGTCTTCCCATCACCGTCGAAGTCGAACGGCGGCCCGCCGACCACTGTAAACGGCATCTCATATTGCACCGTTTGGTAGGTTGCTCTGAACTTCCATTGCCCACCGCGTGCATTTGCGGGAATGGTCCAGCTCCAGAACCAATACGATGCGTTGTAAGTATTTGGGCTTGTATGCTGCCAGTTGCTGTGGGTCGAGCCGTCCGGCCGGAGCAATGCGAACTGGGTAACATGGCCCGTCGTCTGGTCGCGGTAATAGGCCGAGGTCGTCAACGCATCGCCTCGCTTGAATATCCGCTTCTCGTTCGTTACCTCAGGCGTCGGGCAGGTCGGGAAAGTAGGCCCTGCCGATCCGGTCATCAGCCGGTTTATCTTCGGAACGCGATATGCTTCCTGCGCGGCCCACCACGAAGCTGTGTTCATGCTGTTGCACGGACCCGAATAGGGATCTTTAAGCAGGTTGTCGCCGCCATAAAGTTCGAAGTGAAGGTGCGGGCCCGTAGAACTTCCGGAACTTCCGACAACGCCGAGATACTCGCCTGCGGCAACTGTTGCACCGACCGCCTTTGAGGTTGTCGAGCCGCTCTTCATATGTCCGTACCACGCGACCGAATTGTCAGCGTGGCGAACGTAGACCGCGTTCCACTGCCCGCTGCCGATCGCGCAGCTGCGGTCGAAATTGCCATCAGTCTTGGAAATGATCGTGCCGGGTGCGGATGCAACGATGACGACCTCGTTGTTATCCATCTTGTTCCAGCCGAAGGGCCACGTGAAGATATCGATGCCTTTGTGGTTGTAGCCCGAGCTTAGGTCGTAAGTTCGGGTTCCGCAGTTGTAATCCTGCAGCTGGTTCGGGAATGCCGCGTTATGATCGACGAAGTTCGAGATGCCGATCACGTTGAAATCCAAAACTCCCGGAGCCTTCGCGATAGGCCACGAAAGCGGAACGTCAAGCGGGACTGCCGGAGCAAGCTTGCCTTCTTTTTCGAGCCGGGCAGTGTTTCGCGCGATCTCGGCCTGGATCAATCTGCGGTCGGCATCGCTGATCTCATCTCTGGGCTGAAATTTGAACTCACCGCCGCCGGCTGGTTCGATGACCTGCACCTGATCGTCAGCGACGAGGGCGGTCACCGGACGCGGAAGATCGAGAAAGAACCCGATCGCCAAAAGCCCGATGAGCAACGATAGAACAACACCGATAAAGTAACGTGACATTCTTACCTCCTAGCGATGAACACCATTAAGGGAAGTTCCGTGATAAGTAAAGCGGATTATTGATCCTAACCAAGACAAAATAATCTTGAACGCGCCTTTTGGCTGAAAATAATGAACGACGTCCGCCGGGCATTTACCTTACAAAGGCGTTCGGAATAGGACGGTCAGATGCAATGCCGAACGGTATGATCTGAGTGCCCGAGATCGAGCCGAGCATGAACCACGTCGCCGACGATGGGCGAAAGACCGCAGCGTCGGTCGTACCGTCGCCGTCATAGTCGGCCGGCACGGGAACGTCGCCCGCCGCCCCGAACGGGAACGAATAGAACGTCGAATTCTCGCTCCGGACAATGAACCATTCGCCGGTCGAGGGACGGAAAAATGCTGCATCGGCCATGCCGCCGCCTGAAAAATCGCCGGCAAAGACGAGGTCGCCCGGCGACCCGAATGCAAAGATGATGATCCCGCCGATGCTGCCGCGGATCCACCATTCCGAGGTCGACGGTCTGAACACGGCTACGTCAACGATGCCGTCGCCGTCGAAATCGCCCGTCAGCGGACGATCGCCGTTCTGTCCGAACGGGATGAAGATCGCCGCCAGATCGGACGACCGGATAATGATAAATGTTCCGGTCGTCGGCCTGAAAACCGCAGTATCGGCCTTGCCGTCGCTATCAAAATCGCCTGCGACCGGAATGTCGCCGACGCTGCCGAACGGGAACGAATAGAACGAGCCGTCATCGCTGCGGAGAATGAACCATTCCGAAACAGATGGACGGAAGAACGCGATATCGGCCTTGCCGTCGCCCGTGTAATCGCCGGGAACGACAATGTCGGACGCCGTGCCAAACTGTGCGGCAGCCGCCTGGCCGTCAGAGCTTCGGCGATACCACCATTCACCGACCGCGGGCCTGAAGATCGCAACATCGGCCGCGCCGTCACCGTCAAAATCGAACGACGGGGACGTCTCGACAAAAAAGCTCTGCGTATTCGAAAGATCTCCGTTCGAGTTGCGCAGGACGATCCGCCACGTTCCGGAATTTGGCAAGATCAGCCTCACCTGCACCGCGTTGGGCTGGACCGAAACGACGTCGGGGCCGCTCACGCCGTAGCCCGAACCGTTCGGACGCGTGATGAGCGCCGTAACGCCCGAAACGAAGCCGCCGCCCGTAAGCGTCACGATCCGCGGAGTACTTCTTGCGTAAATAGGCGTCGGGGCCAGCTGTGAAATTGTGAGGCAGTTTTGAACCGATACGATGAATGCGCCTGAGACGCCGCCGTCAAGATTGTGAACACGGAGCGTGTAATTGCCCGACTCGGGAAATTCGGCAAGGACGGTGAAAGAGGCTGCAGATACATTCAAAATACGGTCGCCCTGCAAAACCGCGGTCCCGCCTCGAGGAAAACCCAAGCTCACATGCAGCCCGGCAGCGAAATTAGACCCTTGAACAATGAGGGGCATCGGCTGATCGTTCGCACACGGCGAGCCGGGAACGACCGCCGTTATGACAGGCGCATCAAGAAGCAGTGATCCGGGCGCTCTTTGACCCGACACGTCACCTACGAACAAAAGGCTCAGATATATTGCTCCGGCCGCGGCAAGGCGAAGCAGTCGTCGGATCATACCGACAATTTAGCCCAGAAAGGAAAGTATGTCCATCAATTTATAATCATGCGGCCCGGTGGGCGATCATCTGGCCGATCCGGCGTCGGGCTCGTTCTTCTCTTCGTCTTTCATCAGCCGTGCTACCTGAAAGATATAGTGGATGCCCGAGATCACGGCAAGAAGTACGACGAAGAGATAGACCGTTGGAAGGTAGAATGTATAACCCGTAACGGCGGCGATCAGGATGAGCGTAACGGCGACGACCTGGACAAAGGTAGAGAGTTTGCCGAGCCATGACGGCTTGAAGCCGCGAAAACCGGTGATGACATTGATCGCCGCAGCGATCGTGATGATCAGCACGTCGCGGCCGATGACGGCGGCGGTCACCCAAAAGGGTACCGGCAAGAACCTCACCGGTTCGAGCACGCCGGGCAGAGACAGCACGATGAACGCCGTGGTCATCAGAAGCTTATCGGCGATCGGGTCTAGGATCGTTCCCAACTCGGATTCCTGCTTGAAACGTCGGGCGACAAAACCGTCGATGCCATCTGAAACGCCCGCGATCACAAAGACCAGTAGTGCCCAATTGCTGTTGCCGTAAAACAGCAAACTCGCGAAGACCGGTATCAGGGCCATGCGGAGAAACGTGAGGAGATTGGGGATCGTGAGGATCATCCGGCGCGCAGCTCGAGGAGGCTTATTTCCGGCGGGCACTGGTAGCGGACGGGCAGGACGACCGTCCCGATGCCGCGCGTTATATAGATATGCGAATCCTTACGTTGATGCAGCCCGGCCGAAAGCCGGCGGCGCGGGATGAGGCGATCTTTCGGTGTACGCGTCCGGACCTTGACCTGTCCGCCGTGTGTATGGCCGCTGAGGGTCAGATCGATCGCGGCCCTGACGGCCTTTCTGAATATGATCGGGTTATGCGCGAGCAGCAATTTGAATTCGTCGGGAAACGAACCCTTTAAGGCCGCCGGAAGATCGGTCTTACCGACCATATGGTCGTCGACACCGGCCAGCCAGATCGAGGCTCCGCGGGCTTCGAACCGATGGCCCTCGTTTATCAGAACCTGAATCCCCGCATCTTTGAGCGAACGCGTGACAAGTTCGGCGTCGGTCCAATGATCGTGATTGCCAAGACACGCGTGCGTTCCGAACTCGGCCTCGAGGCGGCCGAGGACCTCGGCGACCGGCCCGATATATTTGGCGTCATGCGAAACGTAGTCGCCCGTCAAAACGAACATATCGGGTTTCAGGCGATTTGCGATCTTAACGGTTCGTTCGATGTGGTCGAGTCCGGTGAACGGGCTGTGATGAATATCCGAAAGATGAATGACCTTGAATCCGTCGAGCTTTTTCGGCAGCCGCGGCAGTTTGATCTCGACGCGCTCGAGCGAAAGGCTCGCGGCTTCGTCGATCGCATAGCGGGCGACCTTTGAAAGGTTGCCGGCGAGGGAACGAAGCGGCTGGTCGGCCGCGATCATCGTATTGATGCGGTCAGTCAATCGTACTCGTTTTGCTCGCGGCGTTCTCAGCATTTTCTCAGATGTTGGATTATACCGCTTCGATCACTGTTTTCCAATCAATTTAACAAACTTGCGTTTACCCACCTGGATCAGCATCTCGCTATCGGTTACGACCATTTCTGCTCCGGGGTTCGTAGCTTTTTCGCCGTCGACCTTGACGCCTCCCTGTTCGATCAGGCGTTTAGCCTCGCCTTTCGAGGCTGCAAGGCCGCTCTCCGCAATGAGGTCCGCCAGACGGTAAGTACCAGCGTCAATTGCTTTTTCCTCGATATCATCGGGAACTTCCTTTTGCACGAACCGGCGTGTAAATTCGTCCTCGGCGGCATCGGCTTCCGCCGCTGAGTGAAAGTCTTTGATGATGAGTTTTGCAAGCGCGGCCTTGGCGTTTCGCGGATTCTCGTCGCCCGATCCGCATCTGTCGCGGAGCGATGCGATCTGAGCGGGTGCAAGGTCGGTCAGCAGTTCGTAGTAGCGCCACATCAGATCGTCGGAGATGGACATCACCTTGCCGAACATCTCGTCCGGCGGCTCATCAATGCCGATGTAGTTGTTAAGCGATTTCGACATTTTCTGCACGCCGTCGAGGCCCTCGAGCAGCGGAGTCGTGATGACCACCTGCGGTTCCTGGCCGAATTCACGCTGCAGATCGCGTCCCATCAGTAGATTGAATTTCTGGTCGGTGCCGCCGAGTTCGATATCGGATCCGAGCGCAACGGAATCGTAACCCTGCACGAGCGGATAGAGCAGCTCGTGGAGCGAGATCGGCTTTTCCTCATTAAGGCGTTTGGTAAAATCGTCGCGTTCGAGTATCTGTTTGACGGTCGTCCTGGCGCATAGCTTGACGAAATCGGCGGCGTTAAATTTGTCCATCCATTCGCCGTTGAATCGAAGCTCGGTCCTATCGGGGTCGAGCAGCTTGAACATCTGCCGTTTGTATGTCTCGGCGTTGGCGTTTACTTCTTCACGCGAAAGCGGCGGCCGCGTTACGTTCTTTCCCGAGGGATCGCCGATCATGCCCGTAAAATCGCCGATCAGAAAAATGACCGTATGCCCGAGGTCCTGAAACGCCTTCAGCTTGCGGATGACGACCGTGTGGCCGACATGAATGTCAGGCGCCGTTGGATCAAGGCCGAGCTTTACGCGCAGCGGCTTGCCGGTCTTTGCCGCCCGCTCAAGCTTTTTGCGCAGATCGTCGTCGCGGATCAGGTCAACTGTCCCTTTTTTGAGAAATTCCAATTGTTCGTCGATGGTCATATCGAAAGCCGTAATTATAGCTTACGATACATAATATAGGCATCCGTCAGGCCGTTTTGTTGGTGGCGAAAGGCGTCGGGGATCGTGCCGATGATCTCCATGCCGACCGATCTCCAGAGACGGACCGCCGCCGTGTTCGACGCAACGACGAAGTTGAACTGCATCGCGGTAAAGCCAAGCCGGCGAGCCTCGTCGAGCGAGAATTCCGCCATCTGTCGGCCGACACCTCTGCCGTGAGCCGCGGGCGAGACCATATACGCGGCGTTGCAAACGTGATCGCCGAGCCCGGGCTGATTCTTTCGAAGCCAGAAAATGCCGAGAACTTCGCCGCTTTCGTTCTCTGCGGTGTAGCAATGATGGCCGTCTGCGAACCACCAATTCAGCAACTCTTCCCGCGAAGTTCCGGGTGCAAAGGTGTAAGTGTCGCCCGCCTCGATCACCGGCTCAATTATCGCCCAGACAGCGTCCGCGTCGTTTTTTTTATCTGAAGCCTTGAACTTGATCATATTTCCATTCCGTAAAACAGAAGACGTAAAGGTAGAATCGAAAATGCCATTCTACCGAAAGATATATCCGGGGGCGAAAGAACGATGAGCGAACTAAGTAAAGATCTGGGGTTGGCATTTATCGGCTGCGGCGTGATGGGCGAATCGATGCTGGCCGGACTTTTGAAGAAAGGCATCGTCGAGCCGAAGAACATCTCGGCGAGCCACCCGCGCGAAGGCCGCCGCGACGAGCTGACGGAAAAATACGGCATCGCCGCTTACGCAAGCAATGCGGAAGCGGCAAAGGCCGTCGCGGAAAATGAGAACTCGGTGATCGTTCTCTGCGTAAAGCCTCAGAGGCTGGCGAAAGTGTTATCTGACCTTGAGGGCGTTCTGCATCCGAACGACCTTGTGGTTTCGATCATCGCCGGTGCAAGGATCGAAAAACTGGCCGAAGAGCTTGGGACGGCAAAGGTCGTTCGGGCGATGCCGAACACGCCGTCGCAGATCGGCGCAGGCATTACGGCATGGACCTGTACCGAGGCGGTCGGTGATCAGGATCGCGGGCATGTACGCCAGATACTCTCGGCCCTCGGCAAAGAGCTTTTTGTCGAGACCGAGAACATGATCGACATGGCTACATCGCTTTCGGCCACCGGGCCAACATATATATTTATGGTGATGGAAGCGCTGACGGATGCGGGCGTGCACCTCGGGTTTTCGCGTGACATGGCGAAAGAACTGGTGCAGGAAACGATGCTCGGTTCCGTAAAGTTCGCGATGGAATCGCACAAGCATCCGGCCGAACTCCGCAACATGGTCACCTCGCCGGGCGGCACATCGGCGGAGGCAATTTATCAAATGGAAAAAGGCACGCTGCGGACCGTGTTGTCAAAAGCCGTCTACGCCGCGTATAAGCGCGCGGTCGACCTGGGTAAGAAATGAAATGACGATCGGCGCTTTTGTTCGTTCGGCCGCGGCGGCCGCGACGTTGCTTATCGCAGCCTCGGCGGCCCTGGGCGGTGAGATCATCAAGTTTTCGCTGTTCGACGGCGAAACGGTCGAGGGCCGTTTGAGTCTTCCGGCCGCTCAAGCCAAGATCAGAACGCTGGTCATCTATGTTCACGGGACGGGGCCGTCGACGTACCTCAACCGCCGCGGCACCAAACAGTTCGCTTTTAATTATTTCGATCATTTTGCCGATGAGTTCAATAAACGCGGCATTGCTTTCTTTTCGTACAACAAGCGGGGAATGGGCCTCGCCGAAGAACCGCCGTTCGAGACCGTCGACCGTGTGAAATTCAAAAGAGTCGTGCCTTCAGTTGAGGTCAGGGACCTTGCTACGTTCATAAAGTCGCTGCGATCCGATAAGCGATTGAAAAAGGCAAGGGTCATTCTGCTCGGATGGAGCGAAGGAACGATCCTCGCGGCGATGGCCGCCGAAGACCGCCGCAACAAGATACATGCTTTATTCCTGGCCGGCTACGTTCATGACAACATGACCGAGGTGATCAAATGGCAGAACTCGGGAGGCTCGGCGATGGTCAACTTAAGGGCGGCGTTCGACGCCGACAAAGACGGCACCATCAGCCGGGCCGAATACGAATCGACGGAAAAGAACGTTGCCGACTATCGAACGCGCCGTCTGCAGAATGCCAGGTTCGAACAGATCGATATCGATAAGGACGATGCGATCACGATCAAGGACTTTGGGTTGATCCAGGCACCGAGGTACAAGCTGATAACCGACGCGATAGCAAAGGGCGACGAAGAATGGATCTGGAAAAACTATTTTCGTGTTTCGATCGACTGGCTCCGTGAACACGATAAACTCGAAGCGAATAGGACGCGACTGCTTCGGCTTAAACTGCCGATCTACGTCTTTCACGGTGAGTCGGATGCCAACTGCCGGTCCGACGCCGTTGCAGAACTCCGAGCGAGTTTTGACAGAGCGGGAAAACGCAATCTCAGTGAGTTCGTTTTTCCGGGCCACGATCACGACCTGAACTTTGCGGAGTGGATAACCAAAAAGACCATCTCGCCTGGCATTACGCGAATGTTCGCGACGGCCGATCAACTCAACCGTTGAGGCTCACCGCGATACGGGCATGCGAAGGCGCAGCCTACCTCGTTCCGACCAGACCCTGCACTGATTGGATCAGCTTCTCGGTGTCGTAACCGACGCCGTTCTTGAAGACGATCTCAACGTTCCTGATGTCGCTGATCCTGGCAGACGGGTTGCCTTTTACGACCACGAGGTCAGCCATCTTCCCTTCGGCGACCGAGCCGATCCGGCCATCCTCGCCAAGAAAGACCGCACCGTTGAGGCTCGCGATCCTGACCGCCTCTACCGGCGTAAATCCCGCCTCGACAAGCAGTTCAACCGCCCGCAGATCGCCAAAACCAGCGACAACACCGCCGTTTCCGGTCGGGTCGAGACCGGTCATCAGCAGCCCGCCGGCCTTTACGAAGGCCCGCTCGAAGTCCATCGATTTCCGTATCAATGCGGTCATCGGCGAATTGGCCGGCGTGCGTGAACGTGACGAGAGATAACGAATGCG
The DNA window shown above is from Chloracidobacterium sp. and carries:
- a CDS encoding VCBS repeat domain-containing M23 family metallopeptidase; the protein is MSRYFIGVVLSLLIGLLAIGFFLDLPRPVTALVADDQVQVIEPAGGGEFKFQPRDEISDADRRLIQAEIARNTARLEKEGKLAPAVPLDVPLSWPIAKAPGVLDFNVIGISNFVDHNAAFPNQLQDYNCGTRTYDLSSGYNHKGIDIFTWPFGWNKMDNNEVVIVASAPGTIISKTDGNFDRSCAIGSGQWNAVYVRHADNSVAWYGHMKSGSTTSKAVGATVAAGEYLGVVGSSGSSTGPHLHFELYGGDNLLKDPYSGPCNSMNTASWWAAQEAYRVPKINRLMTGSAGPTFPTCPTPEVTNEKRIFKRGDALTTSAYYRDQTTGHVTQFALLRPDGSTHSNWQHTSPNTYNASYWFWSWTIPANARGGQWKFRATYQTVQYEMPFTVVGGPPFDFDGDGKTDVGIFRPGPAEWWYRRSSDGQVPALQFGTSTDAIAPVDYTGDGKSDVAFFRPTTGEWFILRSEDGSFYSFPFGGAGDTPVPADYDGDGKGDVAVFRSTNNTWYIQRSSDLGVSIITFGASGDLPVTADYDGDGKSDIGIFRPGPGEWWYLRSSDGGNRAFQFGTSTDKTVVGDYTGDGKADAAFFRPTTGEWFILRSEDGSFYSFPFGGAGDTPVPGDYDGDGKTDAAVFRPSSATWFMLGSTSGTQIIPFGAATDRPIPNAFVR
- a CDS encoding VCBS repeat-containing protein, giving the protein MIRRLLRLAAAGAIYLSLLFVGDVSGQRAPGSLLLDAPVITAVVPGSPCANDQPMPLIVQGSNFAAGLHVSLGFPRGGTAVLQGDRILNVSAASFTVLAEFPESGNYTLRVHNLDGGVSGAFIVSVQNCLTISQLAPTPIYARSTPRIVTLTGGGFVSGVTALITRPNGSGYGVSGPDVVSVQPNAVQVRLILPNSGTWRIVLRNSNGDLSNTQSFFVETSPSFDFDGDGAADVAIFRPAVGEWWYRRSSDGQAAAAQFGTASDIVVPGDYTGDGKADIAFFRPSVSEWFILRSDDGSFYSFPFGSVGDIPVAGDFDSDGKADTAVFRPTTGTFIIIRSSDLAAIFIPFGQNGDRPLTGDFDGDGIVDVAVFRPSTSEWWIRGSIGGIIIFAFGSPGDLVFAGDFSGGGMADAAFFRPSTGEWFIVRSENSTFYSFPFGAAGDVPVPADYDGDGTTDAAVFRPSSATWFMLGSISGTQIIPFGIASDRPIPNAFVR
- a CDS encoding CDP-alcohol phosphatidyltransferase family protein, whose amino-acid sequence is MILTIPNLLTFLRMALIPVFASLLFYGNSNWALLVFVIAGVSDGIDGFVARRFKQESELGTILDPIADKLLMTTAFIVLSLPGVLEPVRFLPVPFWVTAAVIGRDVLIITIAAAINVITGFRGFKPSWLGKLSTFVQVVAVTLILIAAVTGYTFYLPTVYLFVVLLAVISGIHYIFQVARLMKDEEKNEPDAGSAR
- a CDS encoding metallophosphoesterase, with protein sequence MLRTPRAKRVRLTDRINTMIAADQPLRSLAGNLSKVARYAIDEAASLSLERVEIKLPRLPKKLDGFKVIHLSDIHHSPFTGLDHIERTVKIANRLKPDMFVLTGDYVSHDAKYIGPVAEVLGRLEAEFGTHACLGNHDHWTDAELVTRSLKDAGIQVLINEGHRFEARGASIWLAGVDDHMVGKTDLPAALKGSFPDEFKLLLAHNPIIFRKAVRAAIDLTLSGHTHGGQVKVRTRTPKDRLIPRRRLSAGLHQRKDSHIYITRGIGTVVLPVRYQCPPEISLLELRAG
- a CDS encoding tyrosine--tRNA ligase gives rise to the protein MTIDEQLEFLKKGTVDLIRDDDLRKKLERAAKTGKPLRVKLGLDPTAPDIHVGHTVVIRKLKAFQDLGHTVIFLIGDFTGMIGDPSGKNVTRPPLSREEVNANAETYKRQMFKLLDPDRTELRFNGEWMDKFNAADFVKLCARTTVKQILERDDFTKRLNEEKPISLHELLYPLVQGYDSVALGSDIELGGTDQKFNLLMGRDLQREFGQEPQVVITTPLLEGLDGVQKMSKSLNNYIGIDEPPDEMFGKVMSISDDLMWRYYELLTDLAPAQIASLRDRCGSGDENPRNAKAALAKLIIKDFHSAAEADAAEDEFTRRFVQKEVPDDIEEKAIDAGTYRLADLIAESGLAASKGEAKRLIEQGGVKVDGEKATNPGAEMVVTDSEMLIQVGKRKFVKLIGKQ
- a CDS encoding GNAT family N-acetyltransferase, translating into MIKFKASDKKNDADAVWAIIEPVIEAGDTYTFAPGTSREELLNWWFADGHHCYTAENESGEVLGIFWLRKNQPGLGDHVCNAAYMVSPAAHGRGVGRQMAEFSLDEARRLGFTAMQFNFVVASNTAAVRLWRSVGMEIIGTIPDAFRHQQNGLTDAYIMYRKL
- a CDS encoding pyrroline-5-carboxylate reductase, giving the protein MSELSKDLGLAFIGCGVMGESMLAGLLKKGIVEPKNISASHPREGRRDELTEKYGIAAYASNAEAAKAVAENENSVIVLCVKPQRLAKVLSDLEGVLHPNDLVVSIIAGARIEKLAEELGTAKVVRAMPNTPSQIGAGITAWTCTEAVGDQDRGHVRQILSALGKELFVETENMIDMATSLSATGPTYIFMVMEALTDAGVHLGFSRDMAKELVQETMLGSVKFAMESHKHPAELRNMVTSPGGTSAEAIYQMEKGTLRTVLSKAVYAAYKRAVDLGKK
- a CDS encoding alpha/beta fold hydrolase, which translates into the protein MTIGAFVRSAAAAATLLIAASAALGGEIIKFSLFDGETVEGRLSLPAAQAKIRTLVIYVHGTGPSTYLNRRGTKQFAFNYFDHFADEFNKRGIAFFSYNKRGMGLAEEPPFETVDRVKFKRVVPSVEVRDLATFIKSLRSDKRLKKARVILLGWSEGTILAAMAAEDRRNKIHALFLAGYVHDNMTEVIKWQNSGGSAMVNLRAAFDADKDGTISRAEYESTEKNVADYRTRRLQNARFEQIDIDKDDAITIKDFGLIQAPRYKLITDAIAKGDEEWIWKNYFRVSIDWLREHDKLEANRTRLLRLKLPIYVFHGESDANCRSDAVAELRASFDRAGKRNLSEFVFPGHDHDLNFAEWITKKTISPGITRMFATADQLNR